ATCCGCGAGGCCCGGGGTGAGGTCATGAAATCCGCCTGGTGTGCCGAGCATTACGCCAGCAATGCGGCCAACTACCTCGCGCCGGACATGCTCGATTCCGACGCCACGGTCAGTTACGTCCAGTACCTGCCCATCGGCCCGGTGCTGGGCATCCTGCCCTGGAACGCGCCGTTCTGGCTTGCCTTCCGATTTGCCGCCCCGGCACTGATGGCCGGCAACACCTGCCTGATGAAGCATGACGCCCACGTCCCGGCCTGCGCCGAGGCGATCGCCGATGTCTTCAAGCGGGCCGGTGCGCCGGACGGCGTGTTCGTCAACTTGCCGCTGGAGACCCCGGACGTGGCCGCCGCCATCGAGGACGAGCGGGTCCGGGCGGTGTCGTTCACCGGCTCGGATCGTGCCGGCGCCATTGTCGCGGCCACCGCTGCCGCGCAGATCAAGCCAGCGGTGCTGGAGCTGGGCGGCTCCGACCCGGTGATCGTCCTGGCCGATGCGGACCTCGACAAGGCGGCGGATGTCGTCGTGCTCTCGCGGATCATCAACGCGGGCCAGTCCTGCATTGCCGCCAAGCGGATCATTGTCGAGGAACCGGTCTACGCGCCGTTCCTGGAGAAACTGCAGACGCGACTGGCGAAGCTGAAGATGGGCGATCCGGCGCTGGAAACCACCGACGTCGGTCCCATCGCTCGCGAAGACCTGCGCGAGAACCTGCATCGACAGGTGACCGCGACGGTCGCTGCCGGGGCGCGTTGCCTGATCGGCGGCGAGATGCCGGACGGGCCGGGGTATTTCTACCCCGTCACCCTGTTGGCGGACGTCGGCGAGGGCATGGTCGCGAGCTGCGAGGAGACGTTCGGGCCCATCGCGGTGGCCATGTCCGCCAAGGACGTCGACGACGCCCTGCGCATCGCCAACGACACGCCCTACGGCCTCGGCGCGGCGATCTGGACGGCCGACACCGCCCGCGCCATCGCCATGGCCGCCGAGATCGACACCGGCCAGGTCGCCATCAACGGCATCGTCAAGACCGACCCGCGCCTGCCCAGCGGCGGCACCAAGCGCTCCGGCTACGGCCGCGAACTCGGTCCGCACGGCATCAAGATGTTCGTCAACGCCCAGCAGGTCTGGGTGGGGCCGGCACGAAGCTGATCGACACGAACTGGGACATCCCCCAGGGGGCTCTGACCGCAGCTGCCCTTCCGGCACCTGCGGCAAAGGAGCATGGGCGGCACGCCTTTGCACAGGTATACTCGGCCTCTCATGATTTCCAGAGCCAGCACGACTTCAATGTCCCAATCCGCAATCCCTGCCCCGTCCATCGACGTCCTGATCATCGGTTCGGGCGCGGCCGGGCTCTCTGCCGCATTGCACCTGCCGCCAGAACTCAACGTGACCATTCTGAGCAAGGGGCCGATCAGTGCGGGCAGCACACCTTGGGCCCAGGGCGGCATTGCCGCGGCACTCGGCGGCATCGAGGATATCGAGCAGCATATTGCGGACACCTGCCGCGCCGGTAGTGGGCTCCCCAAGGCGGATACCGTTCGCCGCGTGGTGGAGGCCGGATCCAGACAGATCGATTGGTTGCTCGAACTGGGCATGCCCTTCTCCAGTGATGACGGTGAATCGAGTCACCTGCATCTCACCCGAGAGGGGGGTCATGGCGCCCGGCGTGTGGCCCATGCGGCCGATCACACCGGCAGAACCCTGATGGAAACGCTGCTGGACGCCGTCCGGGCAAGACCGAACATCAGTCTGGTGGAATACCAGCTGGCGATCGACCTGATCACGACCCAGCGGCTCGGACTCACCGAAGAATCCAACTGCTGCATCGGCGCCTACGTACTCGACCTGCAGGCGGATCGGGTCCACACGCTCCGTGCACGGCACGTCATCCTCGCCACCGGGGGCGCCGCCAAGGCCTACCTGTATTCCACCAATCCCGACAGCTCCACCGGCGACGGCATCGCCATGGGCTGGCGAGCGGGCTGCCGTGTCGCCAACATGGAGTTCATGCAATTCCACCCGACCTGCCTGTTCGAGCCCCGCGCCAAATCCTTCCTGATCAGCGAGGCGGTACGCGGCGAGGGCGGCGTCCTGCTCCTGCCCGACGGCACCCGCTTCATGCCAAACTACCACCCCGATGCCGAACTCGCGCCCCGCGACGTCGTGGCACGTGCCATCGATGCCGAGATGAAACGGCTGGGGATCGACTGCGTGTACCTCGACATCAGTTTCAAGGGCAAGGCATTCATCGAGCAGCACTTCCCGATGATTCACCAGCGCTGCCTGGAATACGGGTACGACATGACGCGCCAGCCCCTGCCCGTCGTACCGGCCGCCCACTACACCTGCGGCGGCATCGACGTCGACGAACAGGGACAAACGGATATTGCCGGCCTGTATGCCATCGGCGAAACCAGTCATACCGGTCTGCACGGTGCCAACCGGTTGGCCAGCAATTCCCTGCTCGAATGCCTCGTCTACGGCGAAGCGGCGGCGCAGCATATCGCCTCGAACCATGCCGAGGCCTGCAGCCGCAACTGGCCGGTACCGGACTGGGATGAAAGTCAGGTCACCGATGCCGACGAAGCGGTCGTGGTCACGCACAACTGGGACGAACTTCGGCGTGCCATGTGGGATTACGTGGGCATCGTCCGGACCACGAAACGACTGGAGCGTGCCCAGCACCGTATCGCGCTGCTGCGCCGAGAAATTCACGACTATTACGCGCACTTCCGGATCACCAACAATCTCATCGAACTGAGGAACCTCGTCGAAGTGGCTGATCTGATCGTACGTTCCGCCCTAGCCCGTCACGAGAGCCGAGGCTTGCACTTCATTCGCGACTACCCCGAAGCCAATCCGGATTGTGCACAGCACAACACGGTCCTGACCCCGATCAATCGCAGCGTGCGCCGGGCCTGCGACGCCTGACGCCACGCCCCCCTGATCCCGCCCGCCATCCCACGCCGTTCACGCCGACACCATTGGCAGACAGGCCAAAGAGCCTCGGTACCCACAAACACGCCGGACCGCCATCCCCCCAGGCAATCCGACGAAGCGCGGTCAACACGGCAGAGCGTGAAGGCGGCAAATCCACATAACGCCCGCCAAATCGGAATCGTCACAAATATTTAGCTCATGAAATAGTTTTTAAAGATTTTAGAAATATATGACAGTCATCATGCCTGCCTCCGTGTTCTACTTTCGTTCAACCTGACCAGCAACTTAGGAGCCACGCATGTTCACTGTACGTAAAACAGCATTTGCCGTTGCTGCCACCGCACTCGGCCTGTCCCTGGCCGCCTGCAACAGCAGCAACGCCCCTGCCCCAACGGCAAGCACGACCACCACGACCACCACGCAACCGAGCGGTTCCACGGTGGGTTCCACCGCGGTCGCGGACAACCTGACCACCGCCACGCCGATCAAGCACGTCGTGGTGATCTACAACGAGAACGTCTCCTTCGATCACTACTTCGGCACCTATCCGAATGCGACGAACCCGACCGGCGAGCCGATGTTCCAGGCCGCTGCCGGCACCCCGTCGGTCAATGGCCTGACCCCTGCCCTGCTGAGCAACAACCCGAATTACACCAACACCGCCAATGGCACCGACGCCGCCAACCCATTCCGCCTCGACCGCAGCCAAGCGGCAACCGCCGATCAGAACCACGCGTATACGGCAGAAGAACTGGCCTATAACAATGGCGCAGCCGACCTGTTCCCGCTGTACACCGGCATCGCCGGTTCCGGCGGCACCGGGGCCTTCAATACCAAGGGCCTGGTCATGGGGTATTACGACGGGAACACCGTCACCGCCATGTGGAACTACGCGCAGAACTTCGCCATGAGCGACAACGCCTACACCGACACCTACGGCCCCTCGACGCCGGGTGCCCTGGAAGCCGTATCCGGCCAGACCAATGGCATGCAGATCGTCGCCACCACCAAGCAGCCGTTCACCTACGCACCGTCGACGAGCAACCCCTACTGGGCGTATGGCTCCTACTACATCAACGACGGCCAGGGCGGCTACACCATGATCAACGACGTGGATCCGGGCCACGACACCTGCTCCAAGGCCTCCGACCAAGCCATGATGAGCGGCAAGAACATCGGCGACCTGCTGAATGCCGCCGACATCACCTGGGGCAGCTTCATGGCCGGTTTCAACCTGCAGACCGTCAATGCCAACGGCACCACCGGCTGTAAGCGCAGCACCTATTCCGCCACCGTGGGCGCCACCGTCACGGATTACATCCCGCACCACGCCTGGTTCCAGTACTATGCATCCACCGCGAACCCGACCCATGCGCGTCCGAGCTCCGTGGCAGCCATCGGCTACACCTACGAAGCCGACGGCAAGACCAAGGATCCGGCCAACCACGAGTACGGCTATCAGGACTTCGTGAATGCCGTCAGTGCGGGCAACTTCCCGGCTGTTTCCTACGTCAAGGCACCGGCTTATCAGGATGGCCACGCCGGCTACTCCGACCCGCTGGACGAACAGGCCTTCACGACCAAGGTGGTCAACTTCCTCATGCAGCAGCCGGACTGGAAGAACACGGCCGTGATCGTCGCCTGGGATGACTCCGACGGCTGGTACGACCATGCCTATGCCAACCCGACCAGCGCCTCCTTCGATTCGCAGGCCGACCAGCTCAATGGCGTTGGCACCTGCGGCACCGGCACGGCACCGGACGGTGTAAACGGCAAGCCGGTCAACGGTCGTTGCGGCCCGGGCACGCGCATTCCGTTCCTGGTGATTTCACCCTATGCCAAGGTGAACTACGTCAGCCACACCCGTATTTCCCAGGCGTCCATCGTCAAATTCATCGAAGACAACTGGCTCGGCGGCCAGCGTATCGGTGGCGGCTCGTTTGACGCGACTGCCGGCTCGATCAACGACCTGTTCGACTTCACGGCACAACCGCACACCACACCGGTTCTGCTGAATCCGACGACCGGTACGACCCTCTAATCGGGTGACGACACACGACGCTCGCGTCGACTGTCGACTCGAATGATCCCGACATCCTGGCCGCGGCCAGGATGTCTTCTTTAATCGCCGAGATCCCATCGATGACAACCGAACGTTCGCTCAAGCGACGCACCAAACTCAGCCTGATTTTGTTTGCAGGGGTTTTGACCGCCTCGGGTATCGGTCTTGCGCATGCAAACCAAATCACGCAGTGGTTCTCCACCCAGTACGAACTGGTCACTGGCGAGAACCCCCATCCGGTAACCCTTATTCGTCCCAAGCAGGCGCCACTGTCCGCCATGGCCCTACTCGGAAAACAGATCTTTTTCGACAAGACCCTGTCCGGATCGGGACAGCTGTCCTGCGCCAGCTGTCATAGCCCGCAGCATGCCTACGGACCGCCAAACCATGATTCGGTGATGCTGGGCGGCCCCGGTCTTCGGCTTCAGGGCGCGCGTGCCGTACCGAGTCTGATGTACCTGGAACGTCAGCCGAATTTCAGCATCGGACCAGACAATGCGGAACAGGAAAACGTCAATCTGAATCAGCTGGCGCGCGATGGGCAATCCGCGCCACGCGCGCAGAAAAACGCTCGAAACGATGCATCGGCGAACAATGTGGTCCCGCAGGGCGGGCTGTTCTGGGATGGTCGGGTCAACACCCTGCAAGCGCAGGCGAGCGGCCCGCTGTACAACCCGGTCGAAATGGATGGGGGCACCCCGGCCATCGTGGCCCAGAAATTAGCCCAGGCGCCCTACGCGAAGGTGTTCACGCAATTGTTCGGCCCCGCGATCTTTCGGGATCCGAAACAGGCTGTCGCCGAAGCCCTGTTCGCCGTCGCCCGCTATCAGATCGAGGATCCTAGCTTCCATCCCTACAGCAGCAAGTTCGATGCCTGGCTGGAAGGCAAAACCACGTTGAGCCGCCGGGAGATGCGGGGTTATCTGCTGTTCAACGATCCCCAGAAAGGGAACTGCGCAGCCTGTCACCGCGACCAGCCGACCCGAGATCACTTGCCGCCCCTCTTCACCGACCACCAGTACGAGGCCCTTGGCGTCCCCCGCAATCCGGCCATCAAGGCCAACAGCAATCCGGCCTATCATGACCTGGGACTCTGCGGGCCCTTCCGAGATGATCTGACGAAACAGACCCAGTACTGCGGCATGTTCCTCACGCCGACGCTGCGGAACGTGGCAACCCGCCATGTGTTCTTCCACAACGGGGTCTACCACACGCTCGACGAGGTGCTGGATTTCTATGACTTCCGAGACACGGAGCCGGGCAAAATCTACCCGCGTGGCGCGAATGGGGCCGTAGAGAAATTCAATGACCTGCCGGCAGCAGACCGGGCAAATGTGGATACGGCCGATGCGCCCTTCGATCGGCATGCGGGGGAAAAGCCCGCGTTGACCGCCGACGAACGCGCGGACCTGATCGCCTTCCTCAAGACCTTGACGGACGGCTGGCAACCGGACTGACCGAGCACCACCACAGCGGTGGTCAATGGATGCCAAGGCCCTGCAGCAGTCGCTGTACGTCCACCCCCTGGGTGGGCAAGTCGAGATCGGCGGCGGCCGGGGGATTGGCGGACAAGGAAACCAGGCGGTAGTCCCGGCCATAACTCAGCACACCCAGACCGCGACGGATGACCTCGGCGCTCCGGGCATCGCCCCCCTTGTTCGCTGCTGCCCCCAGATTCTGCAGAGCGCGGGTCAATTCGACGACTGTCGGATTAGTGGTTAATACCGCCTGATCCGTATGCT
The Halothiobacillus diazotrophicus DNA segment above includes these coding regions:
- the nadB gene encoding L-aspartate oxidase, whose product is MSQSAIPAPSIDVLIIGSGAAGLSAALHLPPELNVTILSKGPISAGSTPWAQGGIAAALGGIEDIEQHIADTCRAGSGLPKADTVRRVVEAGSRQIDWLLELGMPFSSDDGESSHLHLTREGGHGARRVAHAADHTGRTLMETLLDAVRARPNISLVEYQLAIDLITTQRLGLTEESNCCIGAYVLDLQADRVHTLRARHVILATGGAAKAYLYSTNPDSSTGDGIAMGWRAGCRVANMEFMQFHPTCLFEPRAKSFLISEAVRGEGGVLLLPDGTRFMPNYHPDAELAPRDVVARAIDAEMKRLGIDCVYLDISFKGKAFIEQHFPMIHQRCLEYGYDMTRQPLPVVPAAHYTCGGIDVDEQGQTDIAGLYAIGETSHTGLHGANRLASNSLLECLVYGEAAAQHIASNHAEACSRNWPVPDWDESQVTDADEAVVVTHNWDELRRAMWDYVGIVRTTKRLERAQHRIALLRREIHDYYAHFRITNNLIELRNLVEVADLIVRSALARHESRGLHFIRDYPEANPDCAQHNTVLTPINRSVRRACDA
- a CDS encoding NAD-dependent succinate-semialdehyde dehydrogenase codes for the protein MTLFAINPTTGKALPGSPSLDAAGRGAAIERAQQAYLKWRKTSFAERAALLNRVAEIMREDVEALAKPMVEEMGKPIREARGEVMKSAWCAEHYASNAANYLAPDMLDSDATVSYVQYLPIGPVLGILPWNAPFWLAFRFAAPALMAGNTCLMKHDAHVPACAEAIADVFKRAGAPDGVFVNLPLETPDVAAAIEDERVRAVSFTGSDRAGAIVAATAAAQIKPAVLELGGSDPVIVLADADLDKAADVVVLSRIINAGQSCIAAKRIIVEEPVYAPFLEKLQTRLAKLKMGDPALETTDVGPIAREDLRENLHRQVTATVAAGARCLIGGEMPDGPGYFYPVTLLADVGEGMVASCEETFGPIAVAMSAKDVDDALRIANDTPYGLGAAIWTADTARAIAMAAEIDTGQVAINGIVKTDPRLPSGGTKRSGYGRELGPHGIKMFVNAQQVWVGPARS
- a CDS encoding phospholipase C is translated as MFTVRKTAFAVAATALGLSLAACNSSNAPAPTASTTTTTTTQPSGSTVGSTAVADNLTTATPIKHVVVIYNENVSFDHYFGTYPNATNPTGEPMFQAAAGTPSVNGLTPALLSNNPNYTNTANGTDAANPFRLDRSQAATADQNHAYTAEELAYNNGAADLFPLYTGIAGSGGTGAFNTKGLVMGYYDGNTVTAMWNYAQNFAMSDNAYTDTYGPSTPGALEAVSGQTNGMQIVATTKQPFTYAPSTSNPYWAYGSYYINDGQGGYTMINDVDPGHDTCSKASDQAMMSGKNIGDLLNAADITWGSFMAGFNLQTVNANGTTGCKRSTYSATVGATVTDYIPHHAWFQYYASTANPTHARPSSVAAIGYTYEADGKTKDPANHEYGYQDFVNAVSAGNFPAVSYVKAPAYQDGHAGYSDPLDEQAFTTKVVNFLMQQPDWKNTAVIVAWDDSDGWYDHAYANPTSASFDSQADQLNGVGTCGTGTAPDGVNGKPVNGRCGPGTRIPFLVISPYAKVNYVSHTRISQASIVKFIEDNWLGGQRIGGGSFDATAGSINDLFDFTAQPHTTPVLLNPTTGTTL
- a CDS encoding cytochrome-c peroxidase, giving the protein MTTERSLKRRTKLSLILFAGVLTASGIGLAHANQITQWFSTQYELVTGENPHPVTLIRPKQAPLSAMALLGKQIFFDKTLSGSGQLSCASCHSPQHAYGPPNHDSVMLGGPGLRLQGARAVPSLMYLERQPNFSIGPDNAEQENVNLNQLARDGQSAPRAQKNARNDASANNVVPQGGLFWDGRVNTLQAQASGPLYNPVEMDGGTPAIVAQKLAQAPYAKVFTQLFGPAIFRDPKQAVAEALFAVARYQIEDPSFHPYSSKFDAWLEGKTTLSRREMRGYLLFNDPQKGNCAACHRDQPTRDHLPPLFTDHQYEALGVPRNPAIKANSNPAYHDLGLCGPFRDDLTKQTQYCGMFLTPTLRNVATRHVFFHNGVYHTLDEVLDFYDFRDTEPGKIYPRGANGAVEKFNDLPAADRANVDTADAPFDRHAGEKPALTADERADLIAFLKTLTDGWQPD